The DNA sequence TTACAAGGAGCTGAAGTTCAGGAGATCTCTGTATTTGGCGAAGGACATATAAACATCACCTATCGGGTCGCTCTTAAAAGTGAGCCCAAAGAGTATGTTTTGCAAAAGATAAATCACCACATTTTTAAAGATGTTGATCTTTTACAGAACAATATAAAACGCATAACCGATCACATTCGTCAAAAATTGGCGGATGCAGGTGAAAACGATCTCGAACGTAAAACGTTGACGATCATTCTGACTTTGGATGAGAAATTATTTTATTTTGATGATGAGAATTACTGGCGAATGACCTTGTTAATTCCTGAAGCCAAAACATTCGAGGCGATTACTCCTGAATATGCTTTTCATGCGGGGAAAGCTTTTGGAAATTTCCAGGCCATGCTAGCAGATATTCCCGGAGAACCACTTGGCGAAACGATTCCAAACTTTCACAACATGGAATCCCGCCTTGCTTCCTTCCGCGAGGCAGTAAAGAATGATTCAGCTGGCCGATTAATCAAGGTGAAGGATTTGGTTCAAGAGATTGAAAAACGTGCCGACGAAATGTGTTCGTGTGAACGATTATTCAGGGAAGGTAAATTGCCGAAACGAATCAATCATTGCGATACCAAAGTGAATAATATGTTGTTCGACGAATCAGGCAAAGTGCTTTGTGTGATCGATCTCGACACGGCCATGCCCGGTTTTGTGATGTCCGACTTCGGCGATTTCATGCGTTCAGCCGGAAACACCGGAAAAGAGGATGACGCCGATTTACAAAATGTTTCTTTCAACATGGAAATATTCAAGTCATATACTCAAGGCTACCTTCAGGAAGCAAAAAAATTTCTGAGTCCAATTGAAGTTGAGATGTTACCATTTGGAGCTAAATTAATCACTTACATGCAGGTAACCCGTTTTCTGGCCGATTATCTCAACGGAGATACCTATTACAAAATCAGCTTTCCGGAACATAATTTACAGCGTACAAAAGCACAGTTTAAATTGCTGCAGAGCATTGAGGAATACTATTCTGAAATGCTGAATTATATTGCGGCATTAGTTTAGACAAATCGAAAACCTGTTTGTTCGGGATTTGAATGGATTGCCAGTCAGTACAGGGAACTGCCAGTTTTAAATTCATAGTGATGGAATTAATTTCTCCAAGTAAATCAGGTTCGAAGTTCACTTTAAACTCAACATAATTGATGAATGGGCTGTGTCGCAAGCCTTTCCGGCCATCAAATTCAATAACTCATGCAGGAGAGCAGTTTTATTAGTGAGGTATCGCTGAACGAAAA is a window from the Aquipluma nitroreducens genome containing:
- a CDS encoding phosphotransferase enzyme family protein, which codes for MKELISIVNKFLQGAEVQEISVFGEGHINITYRVALKSEPKEYVLQKINHHIFKDVDLLQNNIKRITDHIRQKLADAGENDLERKTLTIILTLDEKLFYFDDENYWRMTLLIPEAKTFEAITPEYAFHAGKAFGNFQAMLADIPGEPLGETIPNFHNMESRLASFREAVKNDSAGRLIKVKDLVQEIEKRADEMCSCERLFREGKLPKRINHCDTKVNNMLFDESGKVLCVIDLDTAMPGFVMSDFGDFMRSAGNTGKEDDADLQNVSFNMEIFKSYTQGYLQEAKKFLSPIEVEMLPFGAKLITYMQVTRFLADYLNGDTYYKISFPEHNLQRTKAQFKLLQSIEEYYSEMLNYIAALV